A segment of the Sulfurovum indicum genome:
GTAGGAACAAGTTTAAGCTCTTTGGCTTCACCGGTCTTTGTGGTGAAGGTCAGCTTTTTTTCCACTTTATCATCCTTAGCAAGTAAATTTGTCGCACTGACAGCGGACCCACCTACAATACTCATAGCTACAGTCCCCTGAAGAAACTTTCGTCTCGACATTTCAATCTGCATGTAAGCTCCTTAAAATAATGAGTTTAATTTCAAGTTATAAATAAGACTAAAAAGGTCCAATTCATAACCTCCACTTATATAGTACACCTTTAATTCTTTTTTTATTCTAAAATTCATCTATTTTATTGAATAACTATTCATTTTTTACTGATTAATACGGAAATATCGGTGAGAAGGCTTAAAATTGACCTATAAAAATATCTTTTCAGGAGCTGTTTAAACAATTTAAACTGATATTTATACCTTAAACAAAACTGAGTGGTCATATTTATTTGAATATATTATATTTATTCTCAATTCCAGAAAGAGTGTTTCTGGAAAGATATACTATTTTCAGAAATCTCCATACAGAGCTCTCATTTCCATATCCTAAATGTACCTGTCTTGTTTCAATAATCGTGCTATCAAGTATACTCTTCTGTAATAGTTCAGAACTATGTATACAGATCAGCAATAGCATCAATCCATATTATTATCAGAATTTGTTTTGAAAAAATGATCTTTGTATATGGTAATAACTCCAAACCTGCGAGTCATAGAACAACTGCTCTTGGACTTCAAAAATATGACAGACTGGAATGAAATGTTTGCAGTGATCAGATCTTTGGAAGCATATTGGCTACCGGAGACCCCAAAAAACCTATTTGAGGATTTTAAAGAGAGGAGAAGTGAAGCGTAGGTTACTGTGCTGTACAAACAGAACAGACATCAAAAGTACGAAAGATAAATGTAGCCTCTTCAATACTTTTTGAGCCTACCATTGCCCGAATTGCAATACCCTTCTCCTGAGACGTACCATGACTAAGGTTCCACTGTGTAGGTGTAATGATCTCATAATTAACGATCTTTCCCTTTTCTACAGTTGTCTTATGAATCAATGATCCTCTTGAAGCCTCTACAATACCTACACCTTCAAAGCTGTCATGAGTCTGATTGGCTTCCAAGACACAGGAAGGCTCATCTAAAGACAAATCATATAAAAGTTCTTTACAATATCCCAGCAACTGAGCAATCTCATTCACACGTGCAAAAATACGTGTATACAATGAATCCTTATAGCGTTTATGCAAACTCCGGACAATTGGTGTTTTAGCTACCATTCCCCGTGCAAGCGGCCCTACTTCATAAAGTCTGTTCTTATATGTAACAGCTTTTGCTACAGTACCTTTCTGCTCTGATTCTTCTACATAACGTATATCAGCATTAGCGACACTCGTTGCGATCAATTTACCTGAAGGTCTTCCCATATCTTTTCCAAAGACGATAAAACGGTCATAGCTCTGTCCTGTGCTTAGCATACCGTATACTTCCAGTCCGTCTATCAACTTTCTGAGATCACCATTAATCTTAGACAGTGAAGAGACAGACTCAATCTCCAAATAGTCACTAAAAGAGATTCCTGTCATAACCTGTTCAAAAAAACGTATTGCTTCATCAACAAACCCCTCAGCCTGCATCACATCCACATAAGTTGGATCACAGGTAATACCTCCCGGAACCGCATAGGAAGAGTGGGGCCACTGACCTGCAAAAACGGCCAGTGCTTTTGTAATAGTTGATGAAAGATATGATGCCTTTAATGCATAGTTTTCACCACTTTGCGTAGCTGTCAGGTGTTCAAACTGTGGCAAGATGACCAGATAGAACCATTTGATATGGTTTTGAATGACTTCACACGCCAGCGTAAACTCCCGGATCTTTTCAGCTTTGCTTGTCAACTGAATGCTGATCCCCTGACTCTGATAACCATTCTCGATCGCTCTGACCGCTGCAAGAAGATGTGCATGATTGCAGATACCGCAGACCCTGGGGGTGATCACCAGTGCATCTCTTGGTACTTTTCCCACAAGTATCTCCTCGATACCACGGTAAAATCCAAAACCTATGTGAACATCTTCTATCTTGCCATTCTTAAATGTAAAGTCAAGCTCAGCTTCGCCCTCTATCTTCTCAATCAGTTTTTTCACGACCATAGTCGATGATCCTCTCTTCAAGTCGTTTGATCCTGAAACTTTTACTAACCCCTGTAGCTGTTAAATAAGCCCGTCTTGGTACGCCAAGAGGCATAGTAGCAGGAATCCCCATATTGGTCTTGGTTTCAAAAAGAGTCGTTTTGGGGAAATCAGGCTCAGTACAGCCAAAACAAGGCATACCGGCAACCGTTTTGGAACTCACATCATTCCAAAGTATTTTATTACAGCTTCCTCTTGTGTATGGGCCCTGACACCCCTGCTCATAAAAAAGACACCCCTCTTTAAGCCCAAAACCTTTAGTATCAATCTTCCACTCAAAGTATTCATTTCGTACACATCCTGTATGCACGGTAATACCGTAAAGTTCCTGTGGACGATGCATCTCATCGAGAGGAATATGCCTCTTGTTGGCAATCATCATCAACACATAGGAGAGCCACTTGGGATGAATAGGACAGCCAGGAAGGGAGATCAGTTTGGAAGCATATCTCTTATAACGCTTCCCCGGCTCTTCTCCGTCAAAACAAAATCCTGTGATCGCATCAGGATCATGTTGCTTAAAGACCCCGCCAAAGGTAGCACAGGTACCTGCTGAAATAATAAATTTTGCTTTTTTTGCATAGGTCTCCACAAAGGAAATGACCTCAACACCACTTTTTACAAAGCCCTCTTCCCGGAAAGAACCCTCCAGTATCAGTACATCACAAGGAACTTTTCCCTTGATGACTTCCTCCAGTGTATATTCTGTTTCAAGTACCGGATGGTACAGTAGTTCAAAGTGTGAAAGTATGGAGAAAAGATCGTAGTGATTGAAAAAAGAGTGGGTATTACCATTGCAGGTTATGGACTGAAGCCAAAGTAGTTTGGGTTTGGCCTCTGCTGACACTGCTATGCCTTGAGTGCAAAATAGATATTACGGGAGATATCATCGATGTAGTATTCGATCTCTTTGGGAAGTACCCCCTCACCCTTGAGAAAGACCATGCCTCCAAGATATCCCATAAAAAGTCCAAATGCAGAGAAAAAGTCCTGATTACGAAGTTCTCCTGAGGAGACAGCATCATCAAAAAAGATCATAATCTCTGTAATGAATCCCGAAACACAGACCATTCCTTCACACCCACTGCTGAATACTTCCCGGTTTGAAAGGTAGACACGCAGAAAATACTCGATCATCTCCGGTTTCTCTTTTGCTGTAGTAAAATAAACCTCAACTATCTTTCTGATCTTCTCTTGCGAACTGATATCCATCATGTTGACTTCTCGTATCTTTGAACCAAGCACCTCGGAGGTATATTTAATAATTTCCTGTGCAAGAATATCTTTTGATGAGAAGTAGTTATAGAGGTTACCTACACTCATCCCGAGCTTAGTTGCTATATCAGGGATAGTGGTTTTATGAAAACCATTTAAAGAGAAAAGCTGTAGTGCCGCCTGAATGATCGACTCGCGCTTTAATGTTTTTTTATCCTTTATATCCACTAAAATCCTTCACCTGTTCTATTCACATTAATCATAACAGTATGATAACATATCTCACATATATATAAGCGTATCTCTTTCCTTATTATTGTCAGATTTTATCATTTGGGATAGAATAGTTCCAACTCATTCTGCAGTGTTCAGGAAAATTTACGTCAGACACTATCCTGACCTGCACCATTATGATCCCGGAAGTATACATTTTGCATCAAAACTGTATTCTTTTCCGTTCCAGTATACCTGACTCGCTTCCATCTGTTTATCCTGAACTTCATTCTAAGGCATATTAACTACTTAACTACAAACTAAGAATAATGTGAATTTTACCAAAAAACACTATAAAATCTACAAAAAATTTCATAATTCTAAACATTCTCGGATATATAAACTCACAAAGTGTAAATACTAATAAATAATATTTCACAATTTGTGAATTATTCATGATGTTAGCATTTGTGCATGATAGAATTTCCTTAATTGCTTTTTAAAAGGATATTCCATGATTGTTAAAAAGGCTGACTCTTACATTATCTCCACAATATTCAATAACGAGGTAGTCACCTTGGTTGATTCAGAAGGGTGGAGTATTTGGATGAAACAGGTTAGAGACCTTTCTAATAATACCATACATGCCTTTCTCAAAAGCATGGAAAGGTTTTGGGAGTGGAGTCTTTATAATCCTATTGGGCTTCAAGAGCCTTTTGCATCCTATCAGGCGCGATACAGAAACCAACTACGGTCTGGGTTCGAGATCACCGTTAGGGAAGAAAGTGAATGGGATGCTGATGGTATTGAGGTAACGGTTCTTCAAAGTGCGCCGCTTGGAAAATCAACAATCAATAAAGAGATTGCGGGGATTAACTCTTATTTTTATTTTACAGAAGAGAGCGAACTGATAGAAGATCACCGTTTCATCAATCATCTGCAGGAAAGACACAAAGCCGCAAGAAGTTTCCTCGCAGGCGTTCAGATCAGGAAGTCCCCTCTCGCACTGGAAGCTTCTGGTTCAAAGGTTAAATATCTTCCACCATACAAAGTACCGAAGAACAGACAGCGTATTAAATATTTTCCGATGGAATTGTTCGATGAGCTGCTTGAGATATCCAAACCGAGAGAAAAGCTGCTTTATATTTTGTGCGGTGCGTGTGCGGCACGAATCGGACAAGCTCTAAACCTTACCCTGTACGATATCGACTATGAAAATCGGGAAGTGTGGCTGATTGACCCCAAATCGGATGATATCGATATCTACAACAACAAAAGACGGGTGTGGCTCAAAGAAGAATACGATATTGACATGATGCTGGATAACGAGCACAATACACCCGATCTGCAATTTAAATACCCTATTCCTCTTAAACACGAACCACTCTACTGGCTGAGCGACAAATACCGTGATATGTTCTTTGAGACCATTGAATCGTATATGAAAAGCAAAACCTATGTATCCGAGTTTGCACGCTATCCGAGACATCCCTTTTTCTTTACGACAAGTACGGGGAAGAGAGTGCATAGCAGAGATGCTTTATCCCGTTTGAAATCAGCACTTAAAAAACTTTACCAAAAACATCAAGAGAGTGTGGACAAAAAACTGCTTGATCTTGGATTTCATTCACTGCGTCACATGTTCGGTCATGCGCGGGCAGAACTTTATGCCCAAAGCGGCAACGATGCCATTCCATACATTACAATGAATGAAATGGGGCATAGTAATTTCGAATCAACACTTGTTTATTTCAATATGTCAAAAGAGACAATAAGAGACTTGATATCAAGCTACTTGGAGCGTTGCGAAGAGTAAAACTTATTAAAGAGGGACAACATGAAACACAAGGCAAAGAACGACAATTTGAAAAAGCATCAGCAGGCACTTGTAGAGAGAAATACGGCATTGATCAAAAGGGTTATCGAGCATATTAAACAGCTTGACGGCGAGATCACGATGTCAATCGTCTCAAAGGTCAGCTATGAGATTGCCGACAGCAAGAAGGGTGAAAAGGGGATTACACTTGCGGGCATATCTAAAAACAAGGTTTACCGCGCCTTGGTTGAAGAGGCTGCGGCAAGTGCCCGCATGGGCGAAAAGCAAAACCGGAGGGGAAGACCCCCGAAACATTATTCGGACGGCGATATCCGAATGATGCTTCATGCTCTGCGTACAGAGAATGCATTACTTAAACGCGAGAACACCATTTTATCCCAACAGCTAAAGGAGGTGCCAAATGCCATAGAAGCAACCGAACCGGTACCCGATATGATCATTCGGGAATACAACGGAGTTAAAAATGCAGCAAGGTCTATGGTGTCAAGACTGTGCGAAATGGAGTTGACCTATATAGACAGCGAAACCGAATGTCTGAAGGTGGCACACTACAACGAAGTGGTCGTACCGAAGGAGGCATTGAAGCTTTTTTACCAAAAGGAGTTACATGACATACAACGCAAGATTCGAGAAACTGCTCCCGACAATTAACATCAGTGACGAGTTTCTGATTATAGAAGATGCCTATACGACACTGGGAGAAGATTGGCTCGCCTATGTGAAACATACACTCAGCCTTGCCTTCAAAAAGGATACGAAGTTCAAAACGATTCGAGACGCAGTGAAAAAGCCGCAATCACTTCTATCTCTCAGCGACAAAGCCAAAAATCTTCTCGGCATGGGAGAAGATTTTTGCGTGATCGATATCGATATCGACAGAAACAATCAAATAAAAGTCACACCGATCATGGGCTATGATGAGCTGATCAAGATTTATTTTTCATCTGAAAAACAGAAAGTTCACGGCATGGGAGTTAAAGCGATCATCGATAGATTCTTTGGCTACCAGTGGGGAAAGAAGAAACTTCTTTATCCGATCAAGAAGGTGCCGGAAGGTTATCAAAGACCGGATAACTGGAATGAGATGATCATGGAAACGGAATTGTCGGTAAAGTTGACTACATGGTTCACACAGCAACTCAAGGGGAAAGCAAAAGCAAACTATTACCATAGAAGGCAGGCATTAAACCGGGTATTGTCTGCAACAACGTGGTACACGCTCTCTCAAATCAGCGACAGAGAACTCACGCTTCTTAGAGATGCGATCGTGGGGAATGAACACCAAAGCGACGGAAGAAGAACAAACGAGTTTGACATATTGATCATCAATGATTTGCGGTATATGCTGATAGACAGCGGAAGAGACGATATTACGCCTCCCAGAGATATTGCAAGAGAAAAACGATCCGATTATTTCGGTGAGGGGTCTTCCCTTGACGAGCGTTTTGAGTGGGTTGATACGGAACGGTTTCCAAACCTGACAGAGATCAAAGAAAAGGCGTATGACTATATCCACAGACTGAAGATCGAAGGTGCGGCGGCAGGAACGATCAACGGAAAGGCAACGGCAGTCAACAACTTCTTTAGGTTTCTGATGGATGTTTATCCGTTTGAGAAGATCGATATAGACAGGATCGATGAGTCTTTCGAGCCGGGCAGCTCAAAAAGCCTTCTTGGATACCTTGAGGAAGTTAGGTCAAGCAGGGAAAGCGCTATTACAGAACTGTATAAGATCATACAGTTTTTGGTGCATTGTGAACTCTACTCGGCAAAATCCCGAAAAAACACACCACAGCAGAGAAAAAAAGCCAAGCGAGAACCATATAGGGATGCTATGCCCAAAGAGATGGTGGCGCACATTGTTGAAATTCTCAAAAACAGACCTCCCAACAGCACCACAAGATGGAATCGATACAAAGCCGACAGTTCATGGTGGGAGCATGATGTCTATCCCGTCTATCCGATGATGATGCTCTTTGGATACTATATCCCGATCAGAGGGGAGCAAGTAAGAAACCTGTGCAGAGAGAACTCCTTTGTTTTTGATTCATATGGAAAGATCGAAAGATTTGTCATCAATACGGACAAAAACGTGAACAAGAGATATCTGCATGAAGTTCCGTGCGTATGGGATGACTTGCAGGCATTCGTTCCTTTTCTCAAGTGGCACAAGGAATACTTTCCTCATTTGTCGAAAGTCAAATATCACAATGACGACAACTCTCCGTGGGAAGATATCGTGCCGCTTATGATCACACCGCAGGTACTTCGCCCTATGAGCAAAAAAACTCACATGGATTATCATAAACGCGTACTGTGCCAGTATCAGATTGAAGTTATGGAAAAGGCAAAAAAGGAAGGTCACAGCAACTATCCTGTGGTTGCATGGAGAAAAGACAAAAAACCGTTTTTTAAAAGTGTTGAAGAGCTCAACAGGGCATCAAGTACGGCAATGGATAACATCGGGATCAGCTATGATATCCACTCTTTAAGGGTTACGGGTGCAACACGGTACTTGGAGGCTGGTGTCGGAATCAAGACCGTAATGGATCTTACCGGACATGCCAGTGCAGAAACACTGATACGTATTTATGTGCAGCTTACCAGAGAAGAGAAGGAACAGACACTCCGTTCCGCGGCAGAGAGAATATTCTTCGGCAAAAAGGAGGACTTGATAGAAAATACCGATCAGCTCATACGGGGCGAGTTTGTCAGCGCCTATAACAAAGGAAAGGATGAGATCAAGCATTCGCTTGAAGAGAATAAACTCTTTTCACTTTACCGGAAAGCTTCGGCAACAAAAACGGCAAAAGAACTCTATCCGGGTGTGGAGATTGCGCTGGAGAAGCATCCGACCACTTGGAGACCGATGATACACGGTATATGCCCTGCCGTCAAATGTCCCGAAGGAAGAGAGAACAAATGCTCATTGTGTCCTTATCTAATCACAGGGAAGCTCTTTATAACGGGGTTGTGCATCAGCTCAACAATCTGTTTGCAGCCTTTCAGAGAGAATCGGTTGTTATTGAAGAAGAGAAGAACAAAGGATATGAAAATCATGCAAAGATCGAAGCGCAGGAGACACGCCTTGAAGAGATACTTGGCTATCAGGAGATACTTGACAGAATCAAGCATGACATGGAGCAGGAGTGTGAAGAAAGCAGCTTGGTTCAAGGCAAGGATCTCGCAAGGGGGCACCGAAAGTCATTGATCGTTGCAGAGAAAATACCTACGGAACTTGCGTATCTCAAGAATGCTTACGATGCACAGTTATTGGGGGTGGAGAAAGATCACTTCGGTATGAAGATATTGACAATCAAGGCGATGAAAGTGGCAGTTGAAATGGGCGACAAGGATGCTTTCGACTCTATAGGGAGGGATGAGTCAAAAGCGATTGATTTGTTGATGAGCTATTACACCAACGGAATAGAGCATAAAGAAGATATCGGAAATTTCATATCCTCTATTGGCATATTGCCACAAAAGACAGAAAAAAGTCCATAAAATTTACAAAATGTGTAAAACTTTTTCAAAAATTACACATTTTGCACTTTATTTTGTGTAAAATTACAGATTTGTGTATGAAATTGCTATAATAATACCAATACTGTAGAAGGATTCACAAAATGAATACCATAGAAGACATTATTGACAGGCTGATAGATATTCTTGAAAAAGAGCGGGGAGAAAAGGTCTATGTTAAAGACGTAGCCAAAGCCCTCAAAATGTCTTCTTCCCAACTCTCCAACTTTAAAAGCAGAAAATCCATTCCCTATGATAAAATTACAGAATACTGTGCGAGAAACCGTATCAACATCAACTGGGTACTCTTCGGGCAATCCGTAGAAATGCTCAATTCCGAGGTGGAAAGTGTCTATAGGGTCAAGTTGATAGAGGGGGTGCATTCCTCTGCCGGAGGCGGAGCGTTTAATGATGAAGACGTTGAGTTCTCATATCTTACGATAGACCCGATCTACAAAGACCTTCTCGGCATTAACAATATTGATGAGATAGAGGCAATCAGGGTTATAGGCGACTCAATGGAGGACACGCTGCATGAGGGGGCAATCATCCTTGTAAATCGCAAAAAGACCGAGCTCTCCAACGGCGGCATATTCGTCATCAATACCCCCGGAGGAGTGTTCGTTAAGCGCGTTGCCATTAATCCCACCGGAGGGGTTGATCTGATCTCCGACAACAAGAGTTATGAAACGCAGACTATTCCTTTTGAGGATGTGACGGTGGTGGGCAGAGTTATTGGGGCTTTGGAAAAGATATGAATGTTAAATTATTATGGAGCAATAAGGCATGAACACACAAACACAATTTATAGACTTGCTAAAAACAATATTTCAATTCAATAAAAATAAAATTGATCTTGATTTCGGAGTCTATAAAATTTTCAAATATAAAGAAAACGAGATTGTAGACTTTATTGAGAAGAAGCTTCCTGCTTTTATTGAGGAGGCAGTCAAAGATGTTGGTGAATATGATATTTATCGAGATGTTTTGAATTTCTTTGGCAGATATTACGATCAAGGGGATTTTTACCCCACTCCGGTATTTTCCAAAAACAAGCATCATATCTTTAGGCACAATGGAGAAGAGATTATTTTCTCATGGGCAAACAAGGATCAATATTATATTAA
Coding sequences within it:
- a CDS encoding LexA family transcriptional regulator, which encodes MNTIEDIIDRLIDILEKERGEKVYVKDVAKALKMSSSQLSNFKSRKSIPYDKITEYCARNRININWVLFGQSVEMLNSEVESVYRVKLIEGVHSSAGGGAFNDEDVEFSYLTIDPIYKDLLGINNIDEIEAIRVIGDSMEDTLHEGAIILVNRKKTELSNGGIFVINTPGGVFVKRVAINPTGGVDLISDNKSYETQTIPFEDVTVVGRVIGALEKI
- a CDS encoding nickel-dependent hydrogenase large subunit, which encodes MVVKKLIEKIEGEAELDFTFKNGKIEDVHIGFGFYRGIEEILVGKVPRDALVITPRVCGICNHAHLLAAVRAIENGYQSQGISIQLTSKAEKIREFTLACEVIQNHIKWFYLVILPQFEHLTATQSGENYALKASYLSSTITKALAVFAGQWPHSSYAVPGGITCDPTYVDVMQAEGFVDEAIRFFEQVMTGISFSDYLEIESVSSLSKINGDLRKLIDGLEVYGMLSTGQSYDRFIVFGKDMGRPSGKLIATSVANADIRYVEESEQKGTVAKAVTYKNRLYEVGPLARGMVAKTPIVRSLHKRYKDSLYTRIFARVNEIAQLLGYCKELLYDLSLDEPSCVLEANQTHDSFEGVGIVEASRGSLIHKTTVEKGKIVNYEIITPTQWNLSHGTSQEKGIAIRAMVGSKSIEEATFIFRTFDVCSVCTAQ
- a CDS encoding site-specific integrase, whose amino-acid sequence is MIVKKADSYIISTIFNNEVVTLVDSEGWSIWMKQVRDLSNNTIHAFLKSMERFWEWSLYNPIGLQEPFASYQARYRNQLRSGFEITVREESEWDADGIEVTVLQSAPLGKSTINKEIAGINSYFYFTEESELIEDHRFINHLQERHKAARSFLAGVQIRKSPLALEASGSKVKYLPPYKVPKNRQRIKYFPMELFDELLEISKPREKLLYILCGACAARIGQALNLTLYDIDYENREVWLIDPKSDDIDIYNNKRRVWLKEEYDIDMMLDNEHNTPDLQFKYPIPLKHEPLYWLSDKYRDMFFETIESYMKSKTYVSEFARYPRHPFFFTTSTGKRVHSRDALSRLKSALKKLYQKHQESVDKKLLDLGFHSLRHMFGHARAELYAQSGNDAIPYITMNEMGHSNFESTLVYFNMSKETIRDLISSYLERCEE
- a CDS encoding NADH-quinone oxidoreductase subunit B family protein — protein: MSAEAKPKLLWLQSITCNGNTHSFFNHYDLFSILSHFELLYHPVLETEYTLEEVIKGKVPCDVLILEGSFREEGFVKSGVEVISFVETYAKKAKFIISAGTCATFGGVFKQHDPDAITGFCFDGEEPGKRYKRYASKLISLPGCPIHPKWLSYVLMMIANKRHIPLDEMHRPQELYGITVHTGCVRNEYFEWKIDTKGFGLKEGCLFYEQGCQGPYTRGSCNKILWNDVSSKTVAGMPCFGCTEPDFPKTTLFETKTNMGIPATMPLGVPRRAYLTATGVSKSFRIKRLEERIIDYGREKTD
- a CDS encoding site-specific integrase is translated as MTYNARFEKLLPTINISDEFLIIEDAYTTLGEDWLAYVKHTLSLAFKKDTKFKTIRDAVKKPQSLLSLSDKAKNLLGMGEDFCVIDIDIDRNNQIKVTPIMGYDELIKIYFSSEKQKVHGMGVKAIIDRFFGYQWGKKKLLYPIKKVPEGYQRPDNWNEMIMETELSVKLTTWFTQQLKGKAKANYYHRRQALNRVLSATTWYTLSQISDRELTLLRDAIVGNEHQSDGRRTNEFDILIINDLRYMLIDSGRDDITPPRDIAREKRSDYFGEGSSLDERFEWVDTERFPNLTEIKEKAYDYIHRLKIEGAAAGTINGKATAVNNFFRFLMDVYPFEKIDIDRIDESFEPGSSKSLLGYLEEVRSSRESAITELYKIIQFLVHCELYSAKSRKNTPQQRKKAKREPYRDAMPKEMVAHIVEILKNRPPNSTTRWNRYKADSSWWEHDVYPVYPMMMLFGYYIPIRGEQVRNLCRENSFVFDSYGKIERFVINTDKNVNKRYLHEVPCVWDDLQAFVPFLKWHKEYFPHLSKVKYHNDDNSPWEDIVPLMITPQVLRPMSKKTHMDYHKRVLCQYQIEVMEKAKKEGHSNYPVVAWRKDKKPFFKSVEELNRASSTAMDNIGISYDIHSLRVTGATRYLEAGVGIKTVMDLTGHASAETLIRIYVQLTREEKEQTLRSAAERIFFGKKEDLIENTDQLIRGEFVSAYNKGKDEIKHSLEENKLFSLYRKASATKTAKELYPGVEIALEKHPTTWRPMIHGICPAVKCPEGRENKCSLCPYLITGKLFITGLCISSTICLQPFRENRLLLKKRRTKDMKIMQRSKRRRHALKRYLAIRRYLTESSMTWSRSVKKAAWFKARISQGGTESH
- a CDS encoding TetR/AcrR family transcriptional regulator encodes the protein MDIKDKKTLKRESIIQAALQLFSLNGFHKTTIPDIATKLGMSVGNLYNYFSSKDILAQEIIKYTSEVLGSKIREVNMMDISSQEKIRKIVEVYFTTAKEKPEMIEYFLRVYLSNREVFSSGCEGMVCVSGFITEIMIFFDDAVSSGELRNQDFFSAFGLFMGYLGGMVFLKGEGVLPKEIEYYIDDISRNIYFALKA